A genomic region of [Eubacterium] eligens ATCC 27750 contains the following coding sequences:
- a CDS encoding flagellin N-terminal helical domain-containing protein: MVVQHNLSAMNTNRQMGIVTDALQKSTEKLSSGYKINRAADDAAGLSISEKMRAQIRGLDKASDNAQDGISLIQVAEGALNETHSILQRMNELATQAANDTNTSTDRTAIKAEIDQLTSEINRIQSTTQFNTQNLLDGKFTGKNLQIGSLKGQTIKISISNMNAKTLGVSGLTVDKNSTAGISMSKIQAAIDKVSTQRSNLGALQNRLEHTINNLDTTSENTSAAESRIRDTDMADEMVRYSKNNILSQAGNSMLAQANQQTQGVLSLLQ; encoded by the coding sequence ATGGTAGTACAGCATAACCTTTCAGCAATGAACACAAACAGACAGATGGGAATAGTTACAGATGCCCTTCAGAAGTCAACAGAGAAGTTATCATCAGGATATAAGATTAACAGAGCAGCAGATGATGCAGCAGGTCTTTCAATTTCAGAAAAGATGAGAGCACAGATTAGAGGCCTTGATAAGGCATCTGATAATGCACAGGATGGTATCTCTCTTATCCAGGTAGCTGAAGGTGCTCTTAATGAGACACATTCAATTCTTCAGAGAATGAATGAGTTAGCAACACAGGCTGCTAATGATACTAACACATCAACAGACAGAACTGCAATAAAGGCTGAGATTGATCAGTTGACATCAGAAATCAACAGAATCCAGTCAACAACACAGTTCAATACACAGAATCTGTTAGATGGAAAGTTCACAGGAAAGAATCTTCAGATTGGTTCTCTTAAGGGACAGACAATCAAGATCAGCATCAGCAACATGAATGCTAAAACATTAGGTGTTAGTGGACTTACGGTTGATAAGAACAGTACAGCTGGAATATCAATGTCAAAGATTCAGGCAGCTATTGATAAGGTATCAACACAGAGATCTAATCTTGGTGCTCTTCAGAACAGACTTGAGCATACTATCAACAATCTTGATACAACATCAGAGAATACATCAGCAGCAGAGTCTCGTATCCGTGATACAGATATGGCTGATGAGATGGTACGATACAGCAAGAACAACATCCTTTCACAGGCTGGAAATTCAATGCTTGCTCAGGCTAATCAG